AAGTGCTGAAGAGAGCAGAGATGAAATATCTATCAGAGTGTCAGAATAGCTGCAGGAATCGCACAGAAACGGGCCGAATAACGAGTCCGCCACTGTAGGCAACATGCAGCATTTGAGTATCGCGAGCCCCAGCGAGTAACCTGTGGCAATGCGGCGTTGTCCGAACGGCGACACCCGCCATCCCTTCGCTGGCGCATAATTATTTATAAATCAGTCGTAGTAGACGCGAACGACCTTCGTTCCCCGACTTCTGATCAGGATACCCGCTCAGCGCTCCAGGACTTGTCACTGAAAGCTGGCCCATTGCCTCTCAGGGCTGGCCCGCAGGCATGCAGCAGATACTGCCAGTTCCTTTCCACTTTCTCCCCTGACTGTCTTCCCTGTACCTCCTTTCACCTCCCTGCCGTAAGCAAACGGTGAAACACTTACCACCCGAGACGCTTAAGTCATTATCATCATGGACTCCTAGAGACCTGCAGCAAAAGTTTGTGTCAATCTCGCTAGCGACGTCGTATAACGGCAAAAAAGTCATGTTCATAGGCTACAGCACCCATGCCGCCCTTTCCAGCCTACCATCGACCGCTCAGCCTCCCCTACAGTCGCCAGCAAGACCTTCCCGCTTTGCTGCTTCGAGCTGACCCAAGTTCCTCAGTAGAGTCTTCCCCCAGCACAACAGGAGACAGTATCTCAGCGTCAGACCTAATCCTAGAAGCAGAAGAGCACTGGAATGTTTCTGCTAAATCAATTCTAGCAGCATGGGGTTTAACAGCAGCCGGCGCGGTCAGTCAGCAACATGTAACCCATTGAATCTGTGGCCGACTGACCCATTTCTAGGTCATCATAGTTCTCCTCTACTCGTTAGCACGACCTCGATGGAAGCTCATTTACCTTCCACGACTCAAGATTCGCAAACCTTCGCGCAcaccaaaagaaaagattgaagaaaaaCAAATGCTAGCAGAAATGGACGAACACGAACGGAAGAAATATCTGGAACAGAAGGAAAGCAATAAGCCTACTTACTATccagaaggaaagaacaATCCGGGACAATGGATAGCCCGAGCACCCAAAGTAACCCATTTTACTTCCATGAAGTCCTGAGAGTAATGGCTGAACTGTGCGCTTAGTCGGAGAACGGGTTTTTCGGATGGCTGATACCCACTTTGAGAGAAATATCCATCGAGTGCAAGTCGGCCATGCCTAAATTTCTTCGCTCAATGTGGGCTGGTCGAAGTAAAAATATGGATGAAAAGGCCACGGGAAATCCCGGTTTAAGTGTGTTTGAACATGACTTGAAGTAGGTTTCATTTTAGTCTACACTCAATCAGAATTACGAGAAAAAAAGCTGATGCTCTTCGGCTAGACTGCTACACATGCTCGGTAAGCTTACGTTCTTTTACATGGATTTACAAAGCTAACATCATACCAGGGTTGGACGCAATGgtttatcttctttttctccgaCTTTTGAAATACCTCTTCTCCGCAATGTCCGTTCTGGCAGGTCTTTTGGCCATCACAAACTACTACCTCAACACGCAAACCACATACGGCAGCACGAGTAcgatctcttcttctggggGCGAGGATGATATAACAAAACGAGACAGTCCAAGTTCATCAAGCTCAGAAACTTCGAACAACACCTCCATAATAGATAACCCCCAGCTATTAACTGCTGCCAATGTCACCAGCAATGGTCTTTTGGTCCACATCTCGTTCGAATGGATCGTGACAATGATGATCATAGTCTTTGGTTAGTTACATATTTCAACGTGAAAATCTTCGTGATTGACTAACGCGAAACAATCTGAAGTCCTCAAGACATCTGCTCATCACTTGAAAATTGTGCAAGAATGGACTCATTTGTAAGCTCTTGATACCCATTCATGATTTTGGGTCCTAACGGCAATCCAGGAATTATAATGAAGTCGCTTTCAAAACGTTGATGATCACCAATCTATCGCTTCGCCAGAACAAAGCAAAATCAATTGTGACTGTTGCAGATGCCAAACGTGAGATAAAATCTCTTGTTCTCGGTGCAGAAAGGGGCAAAATCGATGCCAGGGTTTGGTTCGCCATACATAACATGAATCCTTTGcatgagaagatggaaacattcaagaagaagcattTCAACTTGGCGATTAAAGCCGTTGCCATGGAAACTTTCCATGGAAGAGGTGCGGGAGTTCTTTACGATAGCTGTACAGGAAGAATGTGTGGGCGATCCAAAGTAAATCTTTCAATTATCGGATGGAAAGTTGTTACTGATGGGCCTTGAGCCAAACAGTCTGCTTCGAGTAGAGTGTAGGTAAAGTCCATTTACAAAAGAGGGCTAATTGTGTCTGACATGCCCAGGGTTGAAGCGTTCAAGGAGAAACTCGAAATTGAAGAGCTTCAAGATCGTATCCGCCAAGGACAAGTTGATGTTCGTCACACGGATCTTTCCGGCACAATCACATCAGCCTTTGTCACTGTTCCCAGTGCCAAACAAGCTCGTGAAATCTTGAAAAATGTGAAAGACGACATGAAGCGGGCAGGTTACCATATTCAACGAGTGTGTCGGATTTCGCTTGCCTTCTAAAAAAGCTCGCTGATAGACATATATTTAGGCACCACGTTCTCACAACGTTGTAAGTGACTTGTAACTTCATATCACGTGGGACCGACCTTGATGAACGATGTCTGTGCAGCTCTGGAAGAACCTTGAAAAGGATGTCAAGTCACGCCATTCACATGCAATCATAGGCAAATTTGCTCTCGTAATTATTTGTTTCGTGAACACTATTCCGCTCATGATTGTAACTGTCTTAGCCAATCTGGGTACAGTAAGTCTTAGTTTTCTTACGGCAAATCCCAAGTAGATTACTTGAGAAGTATTAATACGTGAAATCCGGAAGGCCATAGATCGCTGGCCAACTCTGGCAAAGCTCGAAGACTCCTCTGAGATCTGGAAAGCCATCTTCACCGTCCTTGCAGGAGTTCTTCCAGCCACTATTTCGGCCATGTTCTCCTATATCCTTCCATATATCATGCGACGGCTTTCTCGTTGGTCAGGCGCTCTTACTCGGGGTCAATTGGATAAGGCCGTCATCAGAcagctcttcatctttcaacTAGTATCCAATTTCATTGTGTTTTCTTTGCTTGGCGTCGTGTATGAAACATATCTAACCATCTCGGAAGACATTGGGAAAGAAAGCTGGTCCACTATCTATGCAGGTCTGGGTGATGTCCCAGCCAAAGTCACTCAAGCATATATCTCTGAAAGCCTGTACTGGCTGTCATGGTACCCGTCAGTCATATTTCCTGACTACGAGGAGTATCATGCTCATGCGTATTTTAAGGATTCGCTCAGTAGTGGCGTGCTTACAGCTCCTCCAAATACCAAGACTCATTTTAAAGACGCCTCAGTTACTGATGATCAA
This window of the Cryptococcus neoformans var. neoformans B-3501A chromosome 2, whole genome shotgun sequence genome carries:
- a CDS encoding hypothetical protein (HMMPfam hit to DUF221, Domain of unknown function DUF221, score: 77.3, E(): 3.8e-20); amino-acid sequence: MGFNSSRRARPRWKLIYLPRLKIRKPSRTPKEKIEEKQMLAEMDEHERKKYLEQKESNKPTYYPEGKNNPGQWIARAPKSENGFFGWLIPTLREISIECKSAMPKFLRSMWAGRSKNMDEKATGNPGLSVFEHDLKLLHMLGLDAMVYLLFLRLLKYLFSAMSVLAGLLAITNYYLNTQTTYGSTSTISSSGGEDDITKRDSPSSSSSETSNNTSIIDNPQLLTAANVTSNGLLVHISFEWIVTMMIIVFVLKTSAHHLKIVQEWTHLNYNEVAFKTLMITNLSLRQNKAKSIVTVADAKREIKSLVLGAERGKIDARVWFAIHNMNPLHEKMETFKKKHFNLAIKAVAMETFHGRGAGVLYDSCTGRMCGRSKSASSRVVEAFKEKLEIEELQDRIRQGQVDVRHTDLSGTITSAFVTVPSAKQAREILKNVKDDMKRAGYHIQRAPRSHNVLWKNLEKDVKSRHSHAIIGKFALVIICFVNTIPLMIVTVLANLGTAIDRWPTLAKLEDSSEIWKAIFTVLAGVLPATISAMFSYILPYIMRRLSRWSGALTRGQLDKAVIRQLFIFQLVSNFIVFSLLGVVYETYLTISEDIGKESWSTIYAGLGDVPAKVTQAYISESLYWLSWYPIRSVVACLQLLQIPRLILKTPQLLMIKTPHDLAEVAQPENFEYAIEYSHVLFAMVVGLMYAPLAPIIVICAAIYFWALYIIHNNQLKFVFDSKETDGKCWKILINRVLIATVFMQLFMVLTCTLKTQSAAMAVGAGLPVGIIFLFKMYLRRHYHPDGEVFSQYIDKYEDDDTRHGEWAPEYEHELLREDWMPKIKTVKNAKLMSVAMREFPKLKELLRVGRKADGEKYRGLMDKKRRKRVREKG